A stretch of Hippoglossus hippoglossus isolate fHipHip1 chromosome 20, fHipHip1.pri, whole genome shotgun sequence DNA encodes these proteins:
- the LOC117753919 gene encoding uncharacterized protein LOC117753919 has protein sequence MKRCKTSVLSVTNCDHVVMHACSLILAAISQVTSDIFFSLTRDCNVPNALFQTSSRNVSETFSLEVTMDWWSDIYWIMIDFWSIAWLMYAVVGLFRRNVLGPRSCNHDIHPPEFYLLWTIINIVRICSMSLWDSHDFLGVVFLRWILPVLSFCMLFKSYSILDTHKSWLAINNPSVILWTRYLTQNGLAVFAWWSLLDAVVGLGIVFKYKDNVPDPLVSTAVLTIISLCTITWFILETFLLTKYLRHTFSVYPLLILSLGAMFTRSYRIHDLSANTIYCGSLMLLMTIMSLIHLISSCLCTDKSSKPPASEPWVKSEACVTVCKSVVPTMKHKV, from the exons ATGAAGAGGTGCAAGACATCGGTCCTCTCTGTGACAAACTGTGACCATGTAGTGATGCATGCGTGCAGCCTGATCCTGGCTGCCATCAGTCAGGTGACCTCTGACATCTTCTTCAGTCTGACGAGGGACTGCAACGTGCCCAACG CTCTGTTTCAGACCTCGTCCAGGAATGTGTCCGAGACCTTCTCCCTGGAGGTGACCATGGACTGGTGGTCGGACATCTACTGGATCATGATTGACTTCTGGTCGATTGCGTGGCTCATGTACGCAGTGGTCGGCCTGTTCAGAAG aaatGTCCTCGGTCCTCGGTCTTGCAATCACGACATCCACCCTCCAGAGTTTTACCTGCTGTGGACCATCATAAATATTGTCCGAATATGCAGCATGTCTCTGTGGGACAGCCA CGATTTCCTTGGAGTTGTTTTCCTCAGATGGATCCTCCCCGTCCTCAGCTTCTGCATGCTCTTCAAGTCCTACTCCATCCTCGACACGCACAAATCCTGGCTCGCCATCAACAACCCCAGCGTGATCCTGTGGACACGCTACCTG ACCCAGAACGGACTGGCAGTGTTTGCCTGGTGGTCTCTCTTGGATGCTGTGGTGGGTCTGGGCATAGTGTTCAAGTACAAAGACAACGTGCCGGACCCACTGGTCAGCACCGCCGTCCTCACCATCATCTCCTTGTGCACTATAACCTG GTTCATCCTGGAGACCTTTCTGTTGACCAAATACTTGCGCCACACGTTCAGCGTTTACCCGCTTCTCATCCTGAGCCTGGGTGCAATGTTCACCAGGAGCTACCGGATCCACGACCTCTCTGCAAACACAATCTACTGCG GGTCCCTCATGCTCCTGATGACCATCATGAGTCTCATCCATTTGATCTCCTCGTGTTTGTGCACGGACAAGTCGAGCAAACCTCCTGCGTCAGAGCCCTGGGTGAAATCCGAGGCCTGTGTGACGGTGTGCAAATCAGTGGTCCCCACCATGAAGCACAAAGTTTGA
- the LOC117753992 gene encoding uncharacterized protein LOC117753992: MVNHNTARVVLMFLGLFMFLAAITVNSLSGFGAESGVFQQSTEDVTLKYVTLFTPAPWALFVWDFSYIWISAMFIYFVVGLCRRPAYDWLYTTPALLPYGFHVSFITNICLNITWLFLFDKELLLPALITSALMTLIDYLLLFFSCHGLKIYGAWLNKYHSTDLWLIRLLVQNGVAVYATWGTLSTILNLTVYLQYQTETSSCSCGLLPLLLLLMQLFAWFLLENFYLDEHVRYVVTIYPLVILWLIGTLNDSSSPESLVYIFKALTLAISCIMFVARVALVTWKHHKRPLYTDTGPSMSPVEIALTQRKIFL, translated from the exons ATGGTAAACCACAACACGGCCCGCGTCGTGCTCATGTTCCTTGGACTGTTCATGTTTTTAGCCGCAATCACTGTAAACTCTCTGTCAGGATTCGGAGCTGAATCAG GTGTTTTCCAGCAGAGCACGGAAGATGTGACGCTGAAGTACGTGACACTGTTCACTCCGGCTCCCTGGGCTCTGTTTGTCTGGGATTTCAGCTATATCTGGATTTCTGCCATGTTTATATACTTTGTAGTGGGACTCTGCAGAAG GCCTGCTTACGACTGGTTGTACACCACGCCTGCTCTGCTGCCCTATGGATTCCATGTCTCTTTTATCACCAACATTTGCTTGAACATCACGtggctgtttttatttgacaaagA gtTGCTGCTGCCGGCGCTGATAACCTCAGCCCTGATGACACTCATCGAttacctcctcctcttcttctcctgtcaTGGACTGAAGATCTACGGAGCCTGGTTGAACAAATATCACAGCACAGACCTCTGGCTCATCAGATTATTG GTGCAGAACGGAGTGGCCGTGTACGCAACATGGGGGACCCTCTCCACCATACTCAACCTGACAGTGTACCTGCAGTATCAGACAGAAACCTCCAGCTGTAGCTGCggtctgctgccgctgctgctgctcctcatgcAGCTGTTCGCCTG GTTTCTGTTGGAGAACTTCTACCTGGATGAGCACGTGCGTTACGTTGTGACCATCTACCCCTTGGTGATCCTGTGGCTGATCGGCACCCTGAACGACTCCAGCTCTCCTGAAAGCCTcgtttacatttttaaag CTTTGACCCTGGCTATTTCCTGCATCATGTTTGTGGCACGTGTCGCTCTGGTCACATGGAAGCACCACAAACGGCCGCTCTACACAGACACTGGACCCAGTATGTCGCCTGTAGAGATCGCCTTGACACAGAGAAAAATCTTTCTTTAG